In Spirochaeta thermophila DSM 6578, the DNA window GGCTGACTCCCTCAAGGCGAACACCCTCCGCACGATCCCTGTACGACTCTCCACGAGCGTCTCTTTCATTCATTCCTCCTCAACTGAAGATAAAGGGGGTTCCACCCCACGACAGGGCGGAACCCTCGAGGCGCCGCTGCCTCACTGCGCGGCGAATTCCTTTCTCATCTCTTCCATGTAGGTATCCACGTTCTCCTTGGTGACGAACAGGACACCGGTGTCGATCACTTTGGGGATTTCCTCACCGTTGAGAGCCTTGAGAAGCATCTCCACCGAGAGCCACCCCATCTTGTAGGTCTTCTGCACCACACAGAAGGCCACCGAACCGTCTCGGATCCCTTCCAGGGTATCCTTGAGGTCGTCGAACCCTCCGAGGATGATCTTACCCGCCTTACCCTGCTGCTTGAGCACGCTCGCAGCTGCAGGGGCACCCTCGGCCGATACCGCGAAGATGGCCTTCAGGTTCGGGTAGGCCTGGAGCACCGCCTCGGTCTTGTTCACGGCCACTGCAAAGTCGCCCTGCACGTCCACCACGTCGAGCACCTTGATGTTGGGGGCCACCTCGGCAATGGCACGCTTGAAGCCCTTGGTCCTGAGGTTGAGGTTGGTGGCGCCCAATCCGCCCTGGAGGATGATGATCTCACCCTCGCCGCCCATGAGTTCGGCCATCTTCTTCCCTGCTTCGTAGCCGGCGCTCTCGTTGTCGGTGCCGATATAGGTGAGGGCCGCACTTGAGGGAGCAGGGGCATCGAAGGTGATGACTTTGATACCGGCCTTGGTGGCCTCGTCGATCACCGGTACGAGCCCCTTGTCGTCGAGCGCGGAAATCGCGATCCCATCCACTTTACGGGCGATGAGATCTTCGATAACCTTCACCTGAAGAGGAAGCTCGAACTTCTGGGGGTCCACCTTCTCGGCTATGACGCCATACTTCTCGGCAGCGTCCTTAAAGCCCTCGAAGCACGGCTCATAGTAGGGGTGGACTCCTTTCGTCACCATCACGAGGACGGGTTTCCCCGACTCCTCCTGTCCACCACGGGCGAAGACCATCCCGGTGACGAGCACGAGGAGCATCAAGACACCAAGAATCCTTTTCATATTCCCTCCTCACAAGGGATAAAATATTGTGACGCCCAACGGGCGTATCGCTCACATCGAGAGCTATTCCGATGCAAGAGCCAGCCCCTCATACACGAGGTCGGGAACCGCTCCTGCCGGCAGGTTCTCTTTCATGTAGATATGGAGGGGCACGGGGATCGATGGGGGCACGTGCTGCTGAAGGACCACCTTCCGGTAGAGCTGGTACACGGCCTGGTATCCCTGATAGGCCGGCCGCTGAGAGATGAGCGCGTCTATCTTCCCCTCCCGAAGAAGCCGTTCGTTCTCTGGAACGAGATCGTATCCCACGATGGGAACGTGACGGCCCCCGGTCCTGTTCACCACTTCCGCCACGCGATGTACCGAGGCATTGGCCACGAAGATCCCCCGCGGGTCGGGGATCTCCTCGAACAACGTCGTGAGAAAGGCCTCTCGCGTCCTCTTGTGGTCGAGGTCTTCACAGGTACGAACCAGGATTCTGAAATCCCTCCCCTTCGCTTGCCAGAACGTCTGGAAGCCCTCGATCCTCCTCCTGATGTGGAAATCCTCTCCATGAGGACCTATCACAGAATAGGTCCCCGGCCGACCCATCCCGAACAGATAGAGGAGCTTTCCCGCGAGGAAACCTCCCGCAAACGGGTCCTGCATGATCGAGGTGAGAGGACGCACATGGGGAATGGTGGCATCGAAGAAGACGAACGGAAGGTGAGAGGGGAGGCGTTGGAGAAGGGCGAGGGAATCGGCAGGACGAACGGGCGCGAGGAGGAGCCCGTCGCACCCTTCGAAGGGGATGGTCTCGGCGGCCTTGGAGAAGGAGGATCCGCTGTAACGATCGTATTCGACGAACCGCACCTGGATTCCGAACGGTCCCAGCTCCTCGGCCGCCCGATGCACCCCTTTACAGATGAGCCTCCAATAGCCTGAGTCCTCGTCCTTCCGGGGGAGGAATACGTAGAAGAGATACCCCTTCCTCCGCTTGAGGTGACGAGCGATGGGATTGGGTGTGTACCCGAGCTCCTCGATGAGGGCCTCTACACGCTTTCGGGTCTCGGGTGCGACCCTCCCGCGCTTGTGGATCACCCGATCGACGGTGCCTATTGAGACCCCCGCCCGACGCGCGATCTCTCGGATCGTCACCCGAGCCTGTTCCTCAGGTACTCTCTGTTGGTCCTCTGCGTTATCGTACACGCATACCAGTATACACGCACTTCCCCGGGTTGTCAAATTTTTCTTTACCTTTTCACCTCATTTGCACTCGACAATCCTCGCCTGTCTCCTCCTGCTCACTCCTTTAGTGCACCCCCTGTGAGCCCGGAGATGATGTAACGCTGCGCAAAGAAGTAGAGCAGGACCGCAGGAATCAACGCGAGCGTCACAAAGGCCAACACGAGATTCCAGTCAGTCTGATAGCGCCCCTGAAATGCCATTACCCCCATCGGGAGCGTAAAGAGCTTCTCGTCATCCAGTACGAGAAGCGGAAGGAAGAAATTGTTCCAACTTCCTACCATGCCTAGGACCGCAATGGTGGTCAGTACCGGGGTGGAAAGGGGGTACATAATGGTAAAGAGGAAGCGAAGGTGCCCACATCCATCCATGCGAGCTGCCTCTTCTAACTCCAGAGGAATTTGAAGAAAGAAATTTCTCGTAAGCATAATATGCCAGGGTAGTGCAAACGCCACCTGGGGGATGATGACAGCCCAATAGGTGTTTAAAACCCCCATAGATCTAATCTGGATGTAGAGCGGGAGCATTGCTACTGCAAAAGGGAAAAGCAGGCCGAAGAGAAAGATATTGAAGACCACTTCTCTTCCTGGAAACACGAGACGGGAGAGTGCATAGGAGGCAAATCCTACCAACAGGATGTCTATTCCCACTGTGATCACCATGATAATCAACGAATTCATCAAATTTCTGAGGAATCGAGCATCGGTAAAGACCTCAAGGTAGTTCTCCCATCTGGGAGGAATAGGAAGACCAAAAGGATCTGTTCGAAGCTGGACGAGGGTTTTAAGACCCCCGAAGACTGTTACCATAAGGGGGAAAATGGTGACGAGACTCCAGAAGATGAGAAAGGAATAAATGATCAGCTTACTGAAGCCATATCTTTTCACACCCCTCATACTCACCCCCTTTGGGCTTTCAGGATCACACGCTGATAGGCGATGCTGAAGCTGAGGCAGATGAAAAAGATCACAAGGGCCACAGCACTCCCATATCCAAGCTTGAACCTCTGGAATCCAAATTTGTACAGATAGGTCACCATGGTCTCTGCTGCATGAACAGGATCCCCCTTTCCCATTGCCCATATGATATCAAAGAGTTGAAGGGATCCTATGATACTGAAGAAGACACTTATCAGTATGGTGGGAAGGAGAAGGGGAAGAATCACATGCCAGTTTAATTGCCAGGAGTTTGCTCCATCAATAAGTGCGGCCTCTTTGAGTTCCTGGGGGATGTTCTGAAGCCCGGCAATGTAGATCACCATGTGGAGGCCAAAGTATTTCCATACTATTACGAAAAAGATCGCATAGAACACATATCGAGGATCCCCAAGAAATGCGATTCCCTTTATGGCCGGGAAGATCTCTCCCAAAAACGTATGTGGCAACCCATATTGAGGATTGTAGATGAATGACCAGATCACCCCTGCAATCACTTCGGAAATGATATAGGGCAAAAAGAATATCGTCCGGAAAAGGATCTTCCCCCTCTCCAGACCTTCTACGAGGAATGCAAGCACAAGCGCGAGAGGAAGCTGGATAACGAGGGAAAGGATGATCACTCTGATATTGTTTAAAAGGGCGATCCTGAATACCTCGTCTTTGAATATGTTTACGAAATTTTTGAATCCCACGTAATTGGTGAGCGGCCCCAATCCATTCCAGGAATACACGCTGTACCGTGCTGCCTGAAAAACCGGAACGAAAACGAAGAGCACGAACAACCCAAAGGGTATCACAAGAAATCCTATTGCAGCGAGCACGTCCTGTTGCACACGCCTCATACTCATGTGGTACCTCCTCCAATTACATAAAGAGAAAGGGGATCAGGGAGCCCTGATCCCCTAAAAACTTTACTTTATTGAGCTTCTGCAGCCATTGCCTCTTCGATCATCTGAGCGGCTTTCTCGGGAGTAATCGCCTTGGCAAAAAGCCCCTGTGAGGCATCCTTCACCGCTTCACCCACCGCAGGAGGTAAGAACTGATCATAGTACAGCTGGTAATAGGGAGCCTTCACCACCATCTTTGCGAGCTCCTTCAGGAAAGGACTCTCCACATACTGTTCTGCACCTTCAATGACAGGCACAAAGGAAAGTTCAGGAGTCAACACGCTGTAGATATCATCTCTGAAGATGAACTTGAGGAACTCCACAGCCTCGGGAGGCGCGTTCTTACCAATAGCAAGACCATCTCCTCCTCCGAGCAGGTCATCAGGCGAGCCCTTACCTCCTTCCACCAGGGGGAACGGCATCATACCGAGGTTTTCAAGTTCAGTGCCGATGCCATCCTCGGTAGCGTTCGCTTCGTATACGAATGTAGCCCACTGTCCCATAAGTTCCATTGCAGCCTCGCCTGTTGCCATGAGGAGCGCAGCATCGTTGTACGTGGCCCCAAGATATCCCTGCTGGAATGGATCGAGGTTCACTAGCTCCATGAGCTTTTCTCCTGCCTTAATAAAGGAAGGATCAGTGAACTTTCCCTTGCGAGTGTACGCTCGCTCGAAGTCTTCCTTCCCTCCAAGACGGATCGCAAGATAGCACCACCAATAGTGAGCAGGCCACTTATCACCTGCTCCTACAGTGATGGGGGTAATACCTGCAGCCTTTAACTTTTTGACCCCAGCAAGGAAATCATCCCATGTCCTGAAGGGAACGTTCACCCCTGCCTTTTCAAAGAGCTTCTTGTTGTACCAGAGGACCACCCCTCCCATGGTATAAGGCACTCCATAGACCCTCCCATTCATGCTGTATACGCCAAGGGCTCCTTTGGAGATTTTCTTCCCCACGTCGCTGTTCATAATCTCTTCAGTAATGTCCTTTACGAGCCCTGCCTTGGCATAAGAGAAGAGCACACCCCCTCCCCAGCTCCTGAAAACATCTGGAGGATTGCCCGACTGCATGGTAGTAGCAAGTTTCTGCTTGAAGGCCTCGTTCTCGAGTACCGTGATTTCGATCTTCACGCCCGGATTCTCTTCCATGAACTTCGCTGCCACATTATCCCACAGCTCTTTGAAATCCCCTTGCGTATCCAGATGCCAGAAAGTAATAGTCTTTACCCCACCCTGTGAAGCGGCTCCACCTCCCTGCCCTTGAGCCCATACCCCGGTGAGGGCAATGGAAAAGACTAACAGCACTGAGAAGATGCGTTTCATAGACAGCACCTCCTGTTAGAAGTTTTAATACCATTGATCAGTCAATGGTACAATATAGTGTATCATCGGAATCTTCAGCAGTCAAGAAAAAAGTTGGTGATTACCATTTTTGAGCCACTTGTGGTATAATGTGGTATAATACCGAAGAGAGAGGTGGCACGGATATGGACGTCGTAAGTCTTTCAACACTTGCAAGCGATAGAGAGAAAACGGTCTCCTATCTGAGAGAGAAAGGACTCCTCGTCACGTACACCCGGTGTCCCTTCTGTGGAAGTGAGCATATAGGCGAGGTGAGACGAGAGAAGTACAAGTGCTACCAGTGCAGGAAAGAGTGGAGCATACGACGAGGGAGCATCTTCGAGGGGATGAAGCTCTCCTGGGAGAAGATCCTGTGGGCAATGAAGCTCTTTGAGATGGAAGTTACCGCCCACAAGGCGGCTTTGCAGTTACGGCTCTCCTATGAGGTGACGCTGAGGCTCTACACATTGTTTCGGAAGGCGATATGGGTCCACACCCAGAAGGAGGGGAAGAGCCTGCTCGAAGGTGAAGTAGAGATGGACGAAAGTTATTTTGGAGGAAAGAGAAAGGGGAAGAGGGGGAGAGGGGCGGCAGGGAAGATTCCTGTGTTTGGGATTCTCGAGCGAGGGGGAAAAGTGCAGGTGGAAGTGGTGGAGCAGGTAAGTGCGGAGGAGCTTGTACGACTGGCAGTGGCCAAAGTGAAGCGGGGATCGCTTGTGTATACCGACCGGTTCAAGAGCTATGATGGGCTTGTGAGCTATGGATTCAGGCACAAGCGGATTGATCACGGGAAGCGATTTGCGAATGGGAAAGTGTACATCAATGGGATAGAGGGGTTTTGGAGTTATGCGAAAGGGCGGCTGCTCCAGCATCACGGGGTGAGTGTAGAACGTTTTCCGCTGTACTTGAAAGAATTGGAGTGGCGGTATAATCATAGGGAGGAGGATCTATTCGAGCTTCTGCTGGATGTGCTTAGAGAATACTCTCAGGTGGCAGATAATAGATAATCACCTTTTTTTGGTAAATCTGTAGTTTGTAGTTAGAGAATTTGAATGTTTTAGAGTTTTTGGAAGTTACACCATCCCCTTGGGGTCCACGAACTGGTCGAACTCCTCCTCGGTGAGGTACCCCAGCTCGTGGGCGGCTTGCTTGAGGGTTTTCCTCTCTTCGTAGGCCTTTTTCGCCACCTGTGCGGCCCGCTCGTAGCCTATCTTCGGGGTGAGTGCGGTGACCAGCATGAGGGTCTTCTCGAGATACTCCTCGATCCGTCGGGTATCTGGTCGCAGGCCTTCCAGACACCGGGTTCGGAAACTCTCCACTGCATCGGAGAGAAGGCGGATGGAAAGAAGGGTATCGTGGATGATGAGAGGCTTGTAGGTGTTGAGTTCCAGGTGGCCTTGAGAACAGGCGAAGGTCACGGCCTGGGAGAGCCCCATCACCTGGATGCACACCATGGTGAGGGCCTCTGCCTGGGTGGGGTTGACCTTGCCGGGCATGATGGAACTGCCCGGTTCGTTGGCGGGGAGTATGAGTTCACCGAGCCCGCACCGTGGACCTGAGCCCATGAGCCTGATGTCGGAGGCAATCTTGTAGAGGGCAGCGGCCAGGCGGGAGAGTGAGCCTGCGAGGGAGGCGAAGACATCGTGGGCCGCGATGAGGGCGTAGCGGTTACGGGCAGGCCTCACCAGGAGGTGGGTCTGTTCCCTCAGGTAGGCACAGGCCTTCTCTGTAAACCCTTCCGGCGCGTTGATGCCTGTCCCCACAGCCGTACCCCCCAGGGGGAGCTCGCACAGTTCCTCTGTCACGGCCGAGAGGGCCTCCCGCGCGCTTCTCACCTGGTGGAGATAGCCTGAAAACTCCTGCCCCAGGGTGAGGGGCACCGCATCCTGCAGGTGGGTTCTCCCTACCTTCACCACCTCCTTGAAGGCCTCTACCTTCTGGGAGAGTGTGGTGATAAGGGCATCGAGCGCGGGGTAGATCTGCTCGTTGAGGGCCATGAGGGTGGAAAGGTGCATGGCTGCGGGGAAAGTGTCATTGGAGGACTGGGATCTGTTCACATGGTCGTTGGGGTGCACCGGACTCTTTGACCCCTTTGGGTTCCCCAGCAGCTCGTTTGCCCGATTGGCAATGACCTCGTTGAGGTTCATGTTCGTCTGCGTGCCGCTCCCTGTCTGCCACACCTTGAGGGGGAACTGATCGAGGAGCCTGCCTTCGATGATTTCATCGCACGCGACACAGATGGCCTCAGCAAGTCGGCTCTCGAGCACGCCGAGGGATTCATTTGCCCGGGCGGCCGCCTTTTTGATGTGTGCATAGGCCTGAATGAAGAGAGGGGGAAAGACATCCTCTCCTATGGGAAAGTTCTCGAGCGAACGTTGGGTCTGCGCCCCCCAGTAGGCGGAGGCGGGGACCCTCACCTCTCCCATGGTGTCGGTCTCGATCCGGTGGTCCATAGATAAAGTGTAGCAGAAACCGCGGAAAAAGAGGAGGGTATGAAAAAGCCCCGCCAGCCGGCGGGGATACGCCCAAGAGGATTCGAACCTCTGACCCGCTGCTTAGAAGGCAGCTGCTCTATCCAGCTGAGCTATGGGCGCACGGTCTCGGGATGAGAGGATTCGAACCTCCGATCTCCTGCTCCCAAAGCAGGCGCCTTAGCCACTAGGCTACATCCCGGTGCGGGAAAGTATACAAAAACCTTCTTTCTCAGGTCAAGACAATGGCTCATAGGCGATCACCCAGGAAGTTTAGCCCCTCACCCTCGAAGTTTATTCTCTTTTTCCGTCCGGATGGTAATATGACACAACAAACCATCGTGGGGAGGTGTTCTATGAAACTGCTCTATTATGGGGGAGGCATTCTCCTGGTGTTGGCCCTGGTGGCCTGTTCTCTGGGGCCAGTGGATGTCACAGGGGATCAATCCCTGGTCTCGAGAGCGGTGACCACTGTCACTGCTACCAGTAGCAACCGGTATCCTTCAGCCACCATCGATTCCGATGGTGATGGGCAGGTCAACTGGGTGATTGAGCCCAATCTCTGGAATGTCGTGGGAGGTTCTGGAAGTGTCACCATGACTTTCGATGATGCAGAGGGGTTTGATCTGGATGTGCAGATCGATCTTTCCAATATCCAGCAGGAAGACCCGTCGGGTTGGGTACATGCATATCCAGAGATATGGTACGGAATTAAAATCTGGAATACCGTGGGACCTGCTCAGGATGGACCGGTGCCCTTGCCTCGGAAGCTTTCCGAGCTCAATGACTTCTATACCACAGTAGACTTTTCTATCCAGCGTCTTGATCCCGAGCTTCCTTTTAATTTCCCGTTCGAGACATGGCTCACAAGAGATACCAGTCGAGGTCGAGATGTACGCTCGGATGAGGTTGAGATTATGGTGTGGTTCAACTACTACGGCCTCCAGGGGGCGGGTTCCCAGGTGGACACGCTCACGGTGCCCATCGAGGTGAACGGTCAGACGCGGGACATGACGTTCGAGGTGTGGCGCTCGGATGCGGTAGGGAACGGCGGATGGGAGTACTTCGCCTTCAGGCCCACCACTCCCGTAAGTGAGGGAACGGTGCGGTTCAACTGGGCCCCCTTCATCCAGAGGGCACGATCCCTCTCCAACAGGGCCGACTGGGAGAATCTCTATTTCACCAGTGTGGAGCTTGGCACCGAGTTCGGGACCCCCGACTATCTCAACGCGCAGCTCGCATGGCACGTGTACGACCTCCAGCTCGAGTACACCACCACTCCCATCCTCGGAGGTGGTGGAGGGACGACCCCCACTCCTACGCCGACTCCGACCCCCACCGCCACGCCCACCCCCACTCCAACGCCTACTGCCACACCTACGCCTACTCCCACACCTTCCGGGGAGTACACCGAGATCACGCTTCCCTTCAGCTACGATGGGGCGGGTGAGTACTACTGGAAGACCCACCAGTTCTCCACGGATCCGAACGACTGGAGCAGGTACGTGAACTCGTGGAACCTGGATCTGCTGGAGATCAACGGGACGGACTATGCCAACGTGTGGGTGGCGGAGCACCAGATTCCAGCAGCCTCGGACGGCTACTGGTACATCCACTACAAGGGCTCCTATCCGTGGAGCCACGTGGAGATGAAGTAACGCAGGCAAGGGGGAAGGGAGTCTTCCCTTCCCCTGATTCCTTCTTAAGGAGGGTTGTATGAAACGGTGTGTCATCGTCATCGGCATGCTGGGGGCCTTCCTCCTCCTCTTTGCCTTCTGTGGGGTCTTCTTCGAGGGGGAGACGGGCTCCTCCGGTGTTCGTTCGCGTGCTGCAGCCTCGTTCAACTATGTGGATGCCTTTGCAAAGTCCATCCTCTTCTACGAGGCGAACTGGTGTGGTCCTGATGCAGGGGAGAATCGCCTCGCGTGGCGAGGCCCCTGTCACTGGGAGGATGGGGCCGATGTGGGTCTCGACCTCACGGGGGGGTTCCACGACGCCGGGGACCACGTGAAGTTCGGACTTCCCCAGGCCTATGCCGCCTCCACCCTTGGCTGGGCCTACTACGAGTTCAAGGATGTCTTTGTTGAGACAGGCCAGGATCAGTACATCCTCAAGATCCTCAAGCACTTCACCGACTATTTCCTCAAGTGTTACCCCAATCCCACGACGTTTTACTATCAGGTGGGTGACGGTACGGTCGATCACAGCTACTGGGGGCCACCTGAGCTTCAGGATACCGACCGGCCTGCGCTCTACGTGGCCACTCCTGAGACCCCTGCCTCGGATATCGCAGGGGGAACCGCTGCGGCCCTGGCCCTCATGTACCTCAACTACCAGGATGTCGATCCCTCCTATGCCCAGCAGTGCCTCGAGGCTGCGCAAAGCCTCTACGAGTTCGGAAAGACCTATCGGGGGTTGAGCGAGAGCGGCGGGTTCTACGGATCGTCCGGCTATCTGGATGAGCTCACGTGGGGTGCGATCTGGCTCTACATCGCCACCGGGGATGCCTCCTACATGCAGGATGTGGAGGGGTTTCTGGAGGAGAAAGGCATAGACGAACAGAACGGTTACAACAACAGCTGGACCCACTGCTGGGATGATGTGTGGGGTGGGGTGTTCGTCAAGCTTTCGGAGATCAGTGACAGACTCCTCTATAGAGAGATTGCCGAGTGGAACCTCAACTACTGGATGAACGATATACCGCGTACTCCGGGCGGACTCTGCTACCTCAACTCCTGGGGAGTGCTCCGCTATGCCGCGGCCGAGGCGATGCTCGCCCTCGTCTACTATGACAAGGTCTCCCATGACCAGGCCTACCTCGATTTTGCCAAGTCCCAGATCGACTACATCCTGGGTGACAATCCTGCAGGACTCTCATATGAGGTAGGGTTTGGCGAAAACTATCCCAAGTTCCCGCACCACAGGGCTGCGAGCGGGAGGCTGGAAGCTCCTCCTGCGAACGAGTCGAAGAAGGATCCCGAGAAGCACCTCCTCTTTGGGGCCCTTGTGGGTGGACCTGACATGAACGACGAGTATGTCGACGACATAGAGCAGTACGACCACTCCGAGGTGGCGATTGACTACAATGCAGGCTTCGTGGGTGCCCTTGCGGGCATAGTGAAGTACTACGGCGCAGCACAGACCCCGGAGCCCACGCCCGGGATCGAACCTGAGGATCATGTCCCCTATTCCGTAAGTGCGTATGTGTACGAGACAACAAATCAGGCCACGGTCATCAAGGCCTACATCCACAATGACTCGCTCCTTCCTCCTCACTGGGAGACAGGACTCTCCTTCAGGTACTTCTTCGACCTCTCCGAGCTCTATGATGCCGGGTATACCGTGGATGATGTGACTGCATCGGTGTACTATGGGCCTTCGAATGGTACCCTTTCGGAGATCAAACCATGGGACGAGGCGAACCATATCTACTATGTGGAGGCAAGCTGGCCCGGTTCGAAGCTCTATGGAAAGGTGGAGTTCCAGTTCGCCCTCGCCTGCTACAACGCCTCGGTGTGGGATCCTGCGAACGACTATTCATTCCAGGGGCTCCCCACAGCCGAACCGGATGTGATGACAGAGTACATCCCTGTCTATAGGGATGGGGAGTTGATTTTCGGAACCGAACCTCCGAAGGGAGGTTCGCCGAGCCCCACACCTACACCAACCCCGACCTCTACACCCTCAGCCACACCTACTTCCACACCTACCCCCACTCCCACGCCGACTCCCACCTCTACCCCTGGTGGTGAGTACACGCTCATCTCTCTTCCCTTCACGTATGACGGTGAAGGTGAATACTACTGGAAGACCGATCAGTTCTCCACTACCGTGGACTGGAGCCGGTACGTGAACTCGTGGAACCTGGATCTGCTGGAGATCGACGGGACGGACTATGCCAACGTGTGGGTGGCGGAGCACCAGATTCCTGCCGCATCCGACGGTTACTGGTACATCCACTACAAGAGCAGCGTCTCCTGGGGGCATGTAGAGATCAAGTAGCCTCTGGTTGGGGGAGACGTGCAGTCTCCCCCTTTTATATAACCCGTTTGGTTTATTTACGACACCAAGTAGCATGTTATAATAGCGGATGCCCTAGGGCAAATTAGAGATTTTGGAGGTATTAGATGAAGCAGAGATTTTTAAAGATTCTTCTGCTACTCCTAATGGGAGTGATCTTCATCTCTTCGTGTGCCTTCTTCTCTCCGGATGGAGAGGTGAAAGGCTCCAGGATGGTCTCCCGAGGAGTTGCTCAGGCGGGAGGTCACTTCAACTACGGGGAGGCGCTCCAGAAGGCCATCTACTTCTATGAGGCCCAGCAGGCCGGTCCCCTTCCCGAGTGGAACCGCGTAGAGTGGCGCGGCGATGCCAC includes these proteins:
- a CDS encoding GH12 family glycosyl hydrolase domain-containing protein, encoding MKLLYYGGGILLVLALVACSLGPVDVTGDQSLVSRAVTTVTATSSNRYPSATIDSDGDGQVNWVIEPNLWNVVGGSGSVTMTFDDAEGFDLDVQIDLSNIQQEDPSGWVHAYPEIWYGIKIWNTVGPAQDGPVPLPRKLSELNDFYTTVDFSIQRLDPELPFNFPFETWLTRDTSRGRDVRSDEVEIMVWFNYYGLQGAGSQVDTLTVPIEVNGQTRDMTFEVWRSDAVGNGGWEYFAFRPTTPVSEGTVRFNWAPFIQRARSLSNRADWENLYFTSVELGTEFGTPDYLNAQLAWHVYDLQLEYTTTPILGGGGGTTPTPTPTPTPTATPTPTPTPTATPTPTPTPSGEYTEITLPFSYDGAGEYYWKTHQFSTDPNDWSRYVNSWNLDLLEINGTDYANVWVAEHQIPAASDGYWYIHYKGSYPWSHVEMK
- a CDS encoding IS1595 family transposase; this translates as MDVVSLSTLASDREKTVSYLREKGLLVTYTRCPFCGSEHIGEVRREKYKCYQCRKEWSIRRGSIFEGMKLSWEKILWAMKLFEMEVTAHKAALQLRLSYEVTLRLYTLFRKAIWVHTQKEGKSLLEGEVEMDESYFGGKRKGKRGRGAAGKIPVFGILERGGKVQVEVVEQVSAEELVRLAVAKVKRGSLVYTDRFKSYDGLVSYGFRHKRIDHGKRFANGKVYINGIEGFWSYAKGRLLQHHGVSVERFPLYLKELEWRYNHREEDLFELLLDVLREYSQVADNR
- a CDS encoding carbohydrate ABC transporter permease — translated: MRRVQQDVLAAIGFLVIPFGLFVLFVFVPVFQAARYSVYSWNGLGPLTNYVGFKNFVNIFKDEVFRIALLNNIRVIILSLVIQLPLALVLAFLVEGLERGKILFRTIFFLPYIISEVIAGVIWSFIYNPQYGLPHTFLGEIFPAIKGIAFLGDPRYVFYAIFFVIVWKYFGLHMVIYIAGLQNIPQELKEAALIDGANSWQLNWHVILPLLLPTILISVFFSIIGSLQLFDIIWAMGKGDPVHAAETMVTYLYKFGFQRFKLGYGSAVALVIFFICLSFSIAYQRVILKAQRG
- a CDS encoding sugar-binding protein; protein product: MKRILGVLMLLVLVTGMVFARGGQEESGKPVLVMVTKGVHPYYEPCFEGFKDAAEKYGVIAEKVDPQKFELPLQVKVIEDLIARKVDGIAISALDDKGLVPVIDEATKAGIKVITFDAPAPSSAALTYIGTDNESAGYEAGKKMAELMGGEGEIIILQGGLGATNLNLRTKGFKRAIAEVAPNIKVLDVVDVQGDFAVAVNKTEAVLQAYPNLKAIFAVSAEGAPAAASVLKQQGKAGKIILGGFDDLKDTLEGIRDGSVAFCVVQKTYKMGWLSVEMLLKALNGEEIPKVIDTGVLFVTKENVDTYMEEMRKEFAAQ
- a CDS encoding LacI family DNA-binding transcriptional regulator; this translates as MYDNAEDQQRVPEEQARVTIREIARRAGVSIGTVDRVIHKRGRVAPETRKRVEALIEELGYTPNPIARHLKRRKGYLFYVFLPRKDEDSGYWRLICKGVHRAAEELGPFGIQVRFVEYDRYSGSSFSKAAETIPFEGCDGLLLAPVRPADSLALLQRLPSHLPFVFFDATIPHVRPLTSIMQDPFAGGFLAGKLLYLFGMGRPGTYSVIGPHGEDFHIRRRIEGFQTFWQAKGRDFRILVRTCEDLDHKRTREAFLTTLFEEIPDPRGIFVANASVHRVAEVVNRTGGRHVPIVGYDLVPENERLLREGKIDALISQRPAYQGYQAVYQLYRKVVLQQHVPPSIPVPLHIYMKENLPAGAVPDLVYEGLALASE
- the fumC gene encoding class II fumarate hydratase codes for the protein MDHRIETDTMGEVRVPASAYWGAQTQRSLENFPIGEDVFPPLFIQAYAHIKKAAARANESLGVLESRLAEAICVACDEIIEGRLLDQFPLKVWQTGSGTQTNMNLNEVIANRANELLGNPKGSKSPVHPNDHVNRSQSSNDTFPAAMHLSTLMALNEQIYPALDALITTLSQKVEAFKEVVKVGRTHLQDAVPLTLGQEFSGYLHQVRSAREALSAVTEELCELPLGGTAVGTGINAPEGFTEKACAYLREQTHLLVRPARNRYALIAAHDVFASLAGSLSRLAAALYKIASDIRLMGSGPRCGLGELILPANEPGSSIMPGKVNPTQAEALTMVCIQVMGLSQAVTFACSQGHLELNTYKPLIIHDTLLSIRLLSDAVESFRTRCLEGLRPDTRRIEEYLEKTLMLVTALTPKIGYERAAQVAKKAYEERKTLKQAAHELGYLTEEEFDQFVDPKGMV
- a CDS encoding carbohydrate ABC transporter permease yields the protein MRGVKRYGFSKLIIYSFLIFWSLVTIFPLMVTVFGGLKTLVQLRTDPFGLPIPPRWENYLEVFTDARFLRNLMNSLIIMVITVGIDILLVGFASYALSRLVFPGREVVFNIFLFGLLFPFAVAMLPLYIQIRSMGVLNTYWAVIIPQVAFALPWHIMLTRNFFLQIPLELEEAARMDGCGHLRFLFTIMYPLSTPVLTTIAVLGMVGSWNNFFLPLLVLDDEKLFTLPMGVMAFQGRYQTDWNLVLAFVTLALIPAVLLYFFAQRYIISGLTGGALKE
- a CDS encoding extracellular solute-binding protein gives rise to the protein MKRIFSVLLVFSIALTGVWAQGQGGGAASQGGVKTITFWHLDTQGDFKELWDNVAAKFMEENPGVKIEITVLENEAFKQKLATTMQSGNPPDVFRSWGGGVLFSYAKAGLVKDITEEIMNSDVGKKISKGALGVYSMNGRVYGVPYTMGGVVLWYNKKLFEKAGVNVPFRTWDDFLAGVKKLKAAGITPITVGAGDKWPAHYWWCYLAIRLGGKEDFERAYTRKGKFTDPSFIKAGEKLMELVNLDPFQQGYLGATYNDAALLMATGEAAMELMGQWATFVYEANATEDGIGTELENLGMMPFPLVEGGKGSPDDLLGGGDGLAIGKNAPPEAVEFLKFIFRDDIYSVLTPELSFVPVIEGAEQYVESPFLKELAKMVVKAPYYQLYYDQFLPPAVGEAVKDASQGLFAKAITPEKAAQMIEEAMAAEAQ